A single genomic interval of Microbacterium sp. BLY harbors:
- a CDS encoding serine hydrolase → MTPGTPPAPVDVQTAEQALLRGLDERARRVAPASIAAVSERGAVRAVLTHGHPQGHGDPTTRDTVFRIASMSKSFLAATVLALRDRGLLDLHAPIRTILPDVRLHHRDEDAEVTGDMLLSNRSGLGEDNAWVDRHLGASREEIGGLFAAGVPLAAAPGTVYQYSNLGQSLLGRVVEAVIGRPVEDVIRETLLEPLGLRRTAPVPDGYDARMLAGGFRTFDDGATFRPEPFVGSGALGCIGSMFSTVDDIAAWMWFLGSAFTDDPVAPDVLAPASRIELQQPRTPIPVPSGMFDGRDLAGAGYGYGLFIEDDRRFGRVVQHSGGLPGFSAHMRWHAATGLGVVAFGNSDEFGARRVAGAALQHLLTETDAPSAVVRPWAETVAAAQAIDAALRAGLPAAEFPALADHVLDDVPADVRDARLAAQVQEVGGLRPDQAPFRDRVVAAATEAELRWRITGARGDLLVDMRLVGLPEPRVQGLSTAVVAPGQTLLEGERAGAAERHRIVLPSA, encoded by the coding sequence ATGACCCCGGGAACCCCGCCGGCGCCGGTGGACGTCCAGACCGCGGAGCAGGCGCTCCTCCGCGGCCTGGACGAGCGCGCCCGGCGCGTCGCCCCGGCCTCGATCGCCGCCGTGAGCGAGCGCGGTGCCGTCCGCGCCGTCCTCACCCACGGCCATCCGCAGGGCCACGGAGACCCGACCACCCGTGACACGGTCTTCCGCATCGCCTCGATGTCCAAGAGCTTCCTCGCCGCCACCGTGCTGGCGCTCCGCGACCGGGGCCTGCTCGACCTCCACGCGCCGATCCGCACGATCCTGCCCGACGTCCGCCTGCACCACCGGGACGAGGACGCGGAGGTCACCGGCGACATGCTCCTGTCCAACCGCTCGGGCCTGGGGGAGGACAATGCCTGGGTCGATCGGCATCTCGGTGCCTCCCGCGAGGAGATCGGCGGGCTGTTCGCCGCCGGCGTGCCCCTGGCGGCCGCACCGGGCACCGTCTATCAGTACTCCAACCTCGGGCAGTCGCTGCTCGGACGCGTCGTCGAGGCGGTCATCGGACGCCCGGTGGAGGACGTGATCAGGGAGACCCTGCTGGAGCCGCTCGGGCTGCGGCGGACCGCCCCTGTGCCCGACGGGTACGACGCCCGGATGCTGGCGGGAGGGTTCCGCACGTTCGACGACGGTGCCACCTTCCGTCCGGAGCCGTTCGTCGGGTCCGGGGCACTCGGCTGCATCGGCAGCATGTTCAGCACGGTCGACGACATCGCCGCCTGGATGTGGTTCCTCGGCTCGGCGTTCACCGACGACCCTGTCGCCCCGGACGTGCTGGCGCCGGCCTCGCGCATCGAGCTGCAGCAGCCCCGGACGCCGATCCCCGTCCCGTCGGGCATGTTCGACGGACGCGACCTCGCCGGGGCGGGGTACGGCTACGGGCTCTTCATCGAGGACGACCGTCGGTTCGGCCGCGTCGTGCAGCACTCCGGCGGGCTCCCCGGCTTCTCGGCCCACATGCGGTGGCATGCGGCCACCGGTCTCGGCGTGGTCGCGTTCGGCAACTCGGACGAGTTCGGCGCCCGCCGGGTCGCCGGAGCGGCGTTGCAGCACCTCCTCACGGAGACCGACGCGCCGTCGGCCGTCGTCCGCCCTTGGGCGGAGACGGTGGCCGCCGCGCAGGCGATCGACGCCGCGCTCCGGGCGGGTCTGCCCGCCGCTGAGTTCCCCGCTCTCGCGGATCACGTCCTCGACGACGTCCCGGCCGATGTGCGCGATGCCCGGCTCGCGGCCCAGGTGCAGGAGGTCGGTGGGCTGCGCCCCGATCAGGCGCCGTTCCGCGACCGCGTCGTCGCCGCCGCGACCGAGGCGGAGCTGCGGTGGCGGATCACCGGCGCGCGCGGCGACCTCCTCGTCGACATGCGGCTCGTCGGGCTCCCGGAGCCGCGCGTGCAGGGCCTGAGCACCGCGGTCGTCGCTCCGGGGCAGACGCTCCTGGAGGGGGAGCGGGCGGGGGCCGCCGAACGCCATCGGATCGTGCTGCCCTCCGCGTGA
- a CDS encoding type 1 glutamine amidotransferase: protein MTPRVLVVVNSVSSGPRRLGTWLREKGIEIEEVIGASQSLPATLDGHAGLVMLGGGLMPDDDHRAPWLAAERALAAEAIDRDLPTLGICLGGQLLAHVAGGEVAEKTGPIERGATPIRPTLAGRADALFAALGDEAPMIENHQDMITRLPAAAVLLATSAAVENQAFRLGERVRGVQFHPEASAADLARWDDAALRGEGRSLPALIAEAERVHDRNTAASRALIEAFADEVLAGVPA, encoded by the coding sequence GTGACCCCGCGCGTCCTCGTCGTGGTGAACTCGGTCAGCTCCGGGCCGCGGCGGCTCGGCACCTGGCTGCGCGAGAAGGGCATCGAGATCGAGGAGGTGATCGGCGCCAGCCAATCCCTGCCGGCCACCCTCGACGGTCATGCCGGTCTCGTCATGCTCGGCGGCGGCCTCATGCCGGACGACGACCACCGGGCGCCGTGGCTCGCGGCTGAACGCGCGCTCGCCGCGGAGGCCATCGACCGCGACCTCCCCACCCTCGGCATCTGCCTCGGCGGTCAGTTGCTCGCCCACGTCGCCGGTGGCGAGGTCGCCGAGAAGACCGGCCCCATCGAGCGGGGCGCGACCCCCATCCGCCCGACCCTGGCCGGACGGGCCGATGCGCTGTTCGCCGCCCTCGGCGACGAGGCGCCGATGATCGAGAATCACCAGGACATGATCACGCGCCTGCCCGCCGCGGCCGTGCTCCTCGCGACCAGCGCCGCCGTCGAGAACCAGGCGTTCCGGCTGGGGGAGCGCGTGCGCGGCGTGCAGTTCCATCCCGAGGCGTCCGCCGCCGATCTCGCGCGGTGGGACGATGCCGCCCTGCGCGGGGAGGGCCGCTCGCTGCCCGCCCTCATCGCTGAAGCGGAGCGCGTGCACGACCGCAACACCGCGGCCAGCCGTGCTCTCATCGAGGCCTTCGCCGACGAGGTGCTCGCCGGGGTGCCGGCATGA
- a CDS encoding dipeptidase: protein MADEDRPTDRVIDGHNDLAWASRTLLGYRVAELSGAVPATQTDLPRLTAGGVAGQFWSVWVDPVLEGAEQVVATLEQIDFVHRLVDAHPQHFAIARTAADVRAAMADGRIASLIGIEGGDQLGGSLAVLRQFARLGARYLTLTWSRTIAWADSATDEARHGGLTAFGREVVREMNRIGVLVDLSHVAPSTMRHALEVTTRPVMVSHSGAFALCDHPRNVPDDVLADIGAQGGVVMVPFVPTFVSQARRDWWEAGGDGEAPRVGVRDVADHLDHVRRVAGAHAVGIGADYDGSDEMPDGLGDVSGYPALFAELRRRGWSEDDLRAAAHENVLRVLEDSDADHTAFLAGRAGEPAAAALAPAVDTTTREGAL, encoded by the coding sequence ATGGCCGACGAGGACCGCCCCACCGATCGGGTGATCGACGGACACAACGATCTCGCCTGGGCGAGCAGGACGCTGCTCGGCTACCGGGTCGCGGAGCTGTCCGGCGCGGTGCCCGCCACGCAGACCGATCTGCCGCGGCTCACCGCGGGCGGCGTCGCCGGGCAGTTCTGGTCGGTGTGGGTCGACCCGGTGCTGGAGGGCGCCGAGCAGGTGGTGGCCACGCTCGAGCAGATCGACTTCGTGCACCGGCTCGTCGATGCCCACCCGCAGCACTTCGCGATCGCCCGCACGGCGGCGGACGTGCGAGCGGCGATGGCCGACGGGCGCATCGCCTCGCTCATCGGCATCGAAGGCGGCGACCAGCTCGGAGGGTCCCTGGCGGTGCTGCGGCAGTTCGCCCGCCTCGGGGCGCGGTATCTGACCCTCACGTGGTCGCGGACGATCGCCTGGGCGGACTCCGCGACCGACGAGGCGCGGCACGGCGGCCTGACCGCGTTCGGACGAGAGGTCGTCCGGGAGATGAACCGGATCGGCGTCCTCGTCGACCTGTCGCACGTCGCGCCGTCGACGATGCGGCACGCCCTCGAGGTCACCACCCGGCCCGTGATGGTCAGCCACTCCGGAGCCTTCGCCCTCTGTGACCACCCCCGGAACGTGCCGGACGACGTGCTCGCCGATATCGGCGCCCAGGGCGGCGTGGTCATGGTCCCGTTCGTGCCCACCTTCGTCTCGCAGGCCCGTCGCGACTGGTGGGAGGCGGGAGGGGACGGCGAGGCCCCGCGCGTGGGCGTCCGCGACGTCGCCGACCATCTGGACCACGTCCGCCGTGTCGCGGGTGCCCATGCCGTGGGCATCGGCGCCGACTACGACGGCTCCGACGAGATGCCCGACGGGCTCGGCGACGTCTCCGGCTACCCGGCGCTGTTCGCCGAGCTGCGTCGCCGCGGATGGTCGGAGGACGATCTCCGGGCGGCGGCGCATGAGAACGTCCTCCGCGTGCTGGAAGACTCCGACGCCGACCACACGGCGTTCCTCGCCGGTCGTGCCGGAGAGCCGGCCGCCGCCGCACTCGCTCCCGCAGTCGACACGACCACGCGTGAGGGGGCGCTGTGA
- a CDS encoding aminotransferase class IV, with the protein MRALLLYRLDLADDIAGDGIDPVDPRAPIIRATDLGMTRGDGVFETAVVRRGRPQALEAHLARLERSARLMELPPPRPERWRAAVRRAAAEVSRPGVVREGEIAAIKFAMTRGDEIESSGPTGWVLGFTVDDPAGVRARGVSAVVLDRGYRQDVMHTAPWLLQGAKSLAYAVNQAALREARRRGADDVVFVSTDGAVLEGPRSTLIARLDGALVTPPPEQGVLPGTTQADVFAGLADVPTRIAPLLRDDLERADALWLCSSTRGAVPVRELDGVTRAVDPELTARMNAVLDGRED; encoded by the coding sequence ATGCGTGCACTGCTGCTGTACCGGCTCGACCTCGCGGATGACATCGCGGGTGACGGGATCGATCCCGTCGATCCGCGCGCGCCGATCATCCGGGCGACCGACCTGGGGATGACCCGCGGCGACGGCGTGTTCGAGACGGCGGTGGTCCGTCGGGGGCGCCCGCAGGCGCTGGAGGCCCATCTCGCGCGGCTGGAGCGCTCGGCGCGGCTCATGGAGCTGCCGCCGCCGCGCCCCGAGCGATGGCGGGCGGCGGTGCGCCGGGCGGCCGCCGAGGTGTCCCGCCCCGGAGTCGTCCGCGAGGGGGAGATCGCCGCGATCAAGTTCGCCATGACCCGGGGGGACGAGATCGAGTCGTCCGGGCCGACCGGGTGGGTGCTGGGCTTCACCGTCGACGACCCCGCCGGCGTCCGCGCGCGGGGTGTCTCGGCCGTGGTCCTCGACCGCGGGTACCGCCAGGACGTCATGCACACCGCGCCCTGGCTGCTGCAGGGGGCGAAATCGCTCGCGTACGCCGTGAACCAGGCGGCGCTCCGGGAGGCGCGCCGGCGCGGCGCCGACGACGTCGTCTTCGTCAGCACCGACGGCGCCGTGCTGGAAGGCCCGCGATCGACCCTGATCGCCCGGCTGGACGGGGCGCTGGTCACGCCGCCGCCGGAGCAGGGCGTCCTTCCCGGCACGACGCAGGCGGACGTCTTCGCGGGACTCGCCGATGTCCCCACGCGGATCGCGCCCCTGCTGCGGGACGATCTGGAACGGGCGGACGCGCTGTGGCTGTGCTCCAGCACGCGTGGTGCGGTGCCCGTGCGGGAACTGGACGGCGTGACACGCGCCGTCGACCCCGAGCTCACCGCGCGGATGAACGCGGTGCTGGATGGACGAGAGGACTGA
- the menC gene encoding o-succinylbenzoate synthase gives MRVVRVRLFTLRQALRHSFETSSHRKSGIEHVLVEMTDADGRTGWGEIASPSDPYYGAETTVTAWEIATRYLVPALLGAEGDEPTALEESWARVRGHEFAKAGFSGAVWDLFSRQRGIALAAALGGTRDEVVAGVSLGIEPSIDELLAQVEMQRAAGYPRVKLKIAPGWDVEPVRAVRGAYPDLDVHVDANGAYADDERAAEVFARLDGQALTMIEQPFAPRDLVAHADLQARLDTDVCLDESVVDLGDLRTMIRLGAGRVLNIKVSRMGGLAVARAAHDLAVDAGIPVWCGGMHEFGIGRAANVALSSLPGFLLPSDVSGSDKYYESDIIDPPVAAVAGRVAVPTGPGLGHEVLAGRIAREASRVFDSAAAGAPETVLTAG, from the coding sequence ATGAGGGTCGTCCGCGTCCGGTTGTTCACGCTGCGCCAGGCGCTCCGGCACAGCTTCGAGACGAGTTCCCACCGCAAGTCCGGCATCGAGCACGTGCTCGTCGAGATGACCGACGCGGACGGACGGACGGGGTGGGGCGAGATCGCGTCGCCGAGCGACCCGTACTACGGGGCGGAGACCACCGTCACGGCGTGGGAGATCGCCACGCGCTACCTCGTGCCCGCGCTGCTCGGCGCGGAGGGTGACGAGCCGACGGCTCTGGAGGAGTCGTGGGCGCGGGTACGCGGGCACGAGTTCGCCAAGGCGGGGTTCTCGGGAGCCGTCTGGGACCTGTTCTCCCGCCAACGGGGGATCGCGCTCGCCGCGGCACTGGGCGGGACGCGCGACGAGGTCGTGGCCGGGGTGTCGCTGGGCATCGAGCCGTCGATCGACGAGCTGCTGGCCCAGGTCGAGATGCAGCGCGCGGCGGGGTATCCGCGGGTCAAGCTCAAGATCGCCCCGGGGTGGGATGTGGAGCCGGTGCGCGCCGTCCGAGGCGCCTACCCTGACCTCGACGTCCACGTGGATGCGAACGGTGCGTACGCCGACGACGAGCGTGCGGCCGAGGTGTTCGCGCGACTGGACGGTCAGGCGCTCACGATGATCGAGCAGCCGTTCGCCCCGCGGGACCTCGTCGCCCACGCCGACCTCCAGGCGCGTCTCGACACGGACGTGTGCCTGGACGAGTCGGTCGTCGACCTGGGAGACCTGCGCACGATGATCCGGCTGGGGGCCGGACGGGTGCTCAACATCAAGGTGTCGCGCATGGGCGGACTCGCCGTCGCCCGCGCAGCGCACGATCTGGCCGTCGACGCCGGCATCCCCGTGTGGTGCGGGGGGATGCACGAGTTCGGGATCGGGCGCGCGGCGAACGTCGCGCTGTCGTCGCTCCCGGGCTTCCTGCTGCCCTCGGACGTCTCGGGCTCCGACAAGTACTACGAGTCCGACATCATCGACCCTCCGGTCGCGGCCGTCGCGGGGAGGGTCGCGGTCCCCACCGGGCCCGGGCTCGGGCACGAGGTGCTCGCGGGACGCATCGCGCGCGAGGCGTCCCGCGTCTTCGACTCCGCGGCGGCGGGCGCCCCTGAGACCGTCCTGACCGCCGGCTGA
- a CDS encoding MurR/RpiR family transcriptional regulator, protein MTDQDHDQEDRDLVSPRDRYGERIRTNLSAESIQARIIETEQRTLAQTFEELSRSAQVPHAAALLLGARRRYIAGEGKAAAYAQLLNADLSATLSNVFLVDGHALQPLTVLTDVRASDVLIAFSLRRYREETVRLGRLFHEAGGQLVVITDSEDAPLAPIATSLIRVRTGSASYADSPTPVAAVCHLLSALTTASAKGARRRLAERDRLVARLGLYGPDAPRSRPEEDA, encoded by the coding sequence ATGACCGATCAGGATCACGACCAGGAGGACCGCGACCTCGTCTCTCCGCGCGACCGCTACGGCGAGCGCATCCGCACCAATCTCTCCGCCGAGAGCATCCAGGCCCGGATCATCGAGACCGAGCAGCGCACCCTCGCGCAGACCTTCGAGGAGCTCAGCCGTTCGGCCCAGGTGCCGCACGCCGCGGCGCTGCTGCTCGGCGCCCGGCGGCGCTACATCGCCGGGGAGGGGAAGGCGGCCGCGTACGCCCAGCTGCTCAACGCCGATCTCTCGGCGACGCTGTCGAACGTCTTCCTCGTCGACGGTCACGCCCTGCAGCCGCTCACCGTGCTCACCGACGTCCGCGCCAGTGACGTGCTGATCGCGTTCTCGCTGCGGCGCTATCGCGAGGAGACCGTGCGGCTCGGGCGGCTCTTCCACGAGGCGGGCGGTCAGCTCGTCGTCATCACCGACAGCGAGGACGCCCCGCTGGCGCCCATCGCGACCTCCCTCATCCGGGTGCGCACCGGATCGGCCTCGTACGCGGATTCGCCGACCCCGGTCGCCGCGGTGTGCCATCTGCTGAGCGCCCTCACCACGGCGAGCGCCAAGGGGGCGCGGCGGCGGCTCGCCGAGCGCGATCGTCTGGTCGCCCGCCTCGGACTCTACGGGCCCGACGCACCGCGATCCCGGCCCGAGGAGGACGCATGA
- a CDS encoding M20 family metallopeptidase: protein MTTPPAVRDADHPSDDIIALVRELVSQETPSGDVEASARIADLLSAWFADLGGTVHRTTHDLGTDLVIDVPGTGAPVLLIGHTDTVWPMGTLQEDLPWSEDGDVVRGPGAYDMKAGIVVMREALRALQVLPIERRRAVRIVLVSDEEIGSPASGPLLAERARGAVCAIGFESPHPDGALKVGRRGSARVRIAVTGRAAHAALDPEHGVSAIDELVDQLLRVRAIVADPALPGPVLCNVGVLSGGGRTNVVPAQAEAEIGLRFLDPETEKQVLNALAALTPLRGDARVEVGVLSARPAWQASSEDRALLARIADAGAAIGQAVEGRPAAGAGDTNLLGGLGLPTVDGFGPRGGGAHAVDEHFLRSSLHERIALLRAMLTLPAD from the coding sequence GTGACGACTCCTCCGGCAGTGCGCGACGCGGACCATCCTTCCGACGACATCATCGCACTCGTGCGCGAACTCGTGTCGCAGGAGACGCCCAGCGGCGACGTCGAGGCCAGCGCCCGGATCGCCGACCTGCTGTCCGCCTGGTTCGCGGACCTCGGAGGCACCGTCCACCGGACCACCCACGACCTCGGCACGGATCTCGTCATCGACGTCCCCGGCACGGGGGCGCCAGTCCTGCTCATCGGCCATACCGACACCGTCTGGCCGATGGGGACGCTGCAGGAGGATCTCCCGTGGAGCGAGGACGGCGACGTCGTGCGCGGCCCCGGCGCGTACGACATGAAGGCCGGCATCGTCGTGATGCGGGAGGCCCTGCGCGCTCTTCAGGTCCTGCCGATCGAGCGGCGCCGCGCCGTGCGGATCGTGCTCGTGTCGGACGAGGAGATCGGCTCCCCGGCGTCCGGTCCCCTGCTGGCGGAGCGGGCCCGCGGCGCGGTCTGCGCGATCGGCTTCGAGTCGCCTCATCCCGACGGGGCGCTGAAGGTCGGCCGCCGCGGCAGCGCCCGGGTGCGCATCGCCGTCACCGGCCGCGCCGCGCACGCCGCACTCGATCCCGAGCACGGCGTCTCGGCGATCGACGAACTCGTCGACCAGCTCCTCCGGGTGCGCGCGATCGTCGCGGACCCCGCCCTCCCCGGACCGGTGCTCTGCAACGTCGGGGTCCTCAGCGGCGGGGGTCGCACGAACGTGGTCCCGGCGCAGGCGGAGGCGGAGATCGGCCTCCGCTTCCTCGACCCGGAGACCGAGAAGCAGGTCCTGAACGCCCTCGCCGCGCTCACGCCCCTGCGCGGCGACGCCCGGGTGGAGGTCGGGGTCCTCAGCGCCCGTCCTGCCTGGCAGGCCTCGAGCGAGGACCGGGCCCTCCTCGCCCGCATCGCCGACGCAGGCGCGGCCATCGGGCAGGCGGTCGAGGGGAGGCCGGCAGCGGGCGCCGGCGACACGAATCTCCTCGGCGGCCTCGGGCTGCCGACCGTCGACGGATTCGGACCCCGGGGCGGCGGCGCGCACGCGGTGGACGAGCATTTCCTCCGCTCCTCCCTGCACGAGCGCATCGCTCTCCTGCGCGCCATGCTCACTCTTCCGGCGGACTGA
- a CDS encoding ABC transporter substrate-binding protein has translation MRSLTAAAIASALLIAAPVGAAQAQSVSAATESPAPDTTLRIATSGFVDTFNPFISIYLTPTNVIRYVYESLVQNDAEDGSPTKGLADSWEATDGGQTWTFTLQDDLVWSDGEPITSADVKYTYDQMMTVPALGTANGNLVSNFDTVEAPDDKTVVITLKTPQAPNPGSEIPIVPKHIWEAVDDPTTFANDSDVVGSGPFVLDSYSANQSIVLKANENFWRGAPKIDAIQYVYYTNSDAQVQALKAGDVDLVTGLTPTQFSALDGVDGVTTHSGEGRRYHSISINVGQQTRDNVPYGTGNAALQELEVRQALRLGTDTATLLDKVLDGEGTLATSFIPASFPKWHLSDDDDVIVGFDPEAAQAKLDEAGWVPGADGIREKDGQRLSLRLLTDADDANEQSISDFFVPWMKDIGVEITVESTDSDTISAKATAGDYDLYFSGWSVNPDPDYQLGINTCMNLPTATDGTGGTTQDGYCNPGFDEMYAAQRSEIDEEKRQEIVHDMLALNYTDTAQIATWYANSLEAYRSDRFTGFTLQPKDGGIIANQAGYWGYLTVEPIEGATAGGTGTNTGLIIGGVVVGVVLIGGLIFFLIRRRNIADVE, from the coding sequence GTGCGAAGTCTGACCGCCGCCGCGATCGCCTCCGCGCTCCTCATCGCCGCTCCGGTCGGCGCCGCCCAGGCGCAGTCCGTCAGCGCCGCCACCGAATCCCCGGCCCCCGACACCACGCTGCGGATCGCGACCTCCGGATTCGTCGACACGTTCAACCCGTTCATCTCGATCTACCTGACGCCGACGAACGTCATCCGGTACGTGTACGAGTCCCTCGTGCAGAACGACGCGGAGGACGGCTCGCCGACGAAGGGACTCGCCGACTCGTGGGAGGCGACGGACGGCGGCCAGACGTGGACCTTCACCCTGCAGGACGACCTCGTCTGGTCGGACGGTGAGCCCATCACCTCCGCCGACGTGAAGTACACGTACGACCAGATGATGACGGTCCCGGCCCTGGGCACCGCGAACGGCAACCTCGTCTCCAACTTCGACACGGTCGAGGCCCCCGACGACAAGACCGTCGTCATCACCCTGAAGACCCCGCAGGCGCCGAACCCGGGCTCCGAGATCCCGATCGTGCCGAAGCACATCTGGGAGGCGGTCGACGACCCGACGACCTTCGCCAACGACTCCGATGTGGTCGGCTCCGGCCCGTTCGTCCTCGACAGCTACTCGGCCAACCAGTCCATCGTGCTGAAGGCGAACGAGAACTTCTGGCGGGGCGCCCCCAAGATCGACGCGATCCAGTACGTGTACTACACGAACTCCGACGCCCAGGTGCAGGCGCTGAAGGCGGGCGACGTCGACCTCGTCACCGGTCTCACCCCCACCCAGTTCTCGGCCCTCGATGGCGTCGACGGCGTCACCACGCACTCCGGTGAAGGCCGCCGCTACCACTCGATCAGCATCAACGTCGGCCAGCAGACCCGCGACAACGTGCCCTACGGCACCGGCAACGCCGCGCTGCAGGAGCTCGAGGTCCGCCAGGCCCTCCGGCTCGGCACCGACACCGCGACCCTGCTGGACAAGGTGCTGGACGGCGAGGGCACGCTCGCGACGAGCTTCATCCCGGCGTCCTTCCCGAAGTGGCACCTCTCCGACGACGACGACGTGATCGTGGGCTTCGACCCCGAGGCCGCGCAGGCGAAGCTCGACGAGGCGGGCTGGGTGCCCGGCGCCGACGGCATCCGCGAGAAGGACGGCCAGCGCCTGAGCCTGCGCCTGCTGACCGACGCGGACGACGCCAACGAGCAGTCCATCTCCGACTTCTTCGTCCCGTGGATGAAGGACATCGGCGTCGAGATCACCGTGGAGTCCACCGACTCCGACACGATCAGCGCGAAGGCCACCGCCGGCGATTACGACCTGTACTTCAGCGGCTGGTCGGTCAACCCCGACCCGGACTACCAGCTCGGCATCAACACCTGCATGAACCTGCCGACCGCGACCGACGGCACCGGCGGCACCACCCAGGACGGGTACTGCAACCCGGGGTTCGACGAGATGTACGCCGCGCAGCGCTCCGAGATCGATGAGGAGAAGCGCCAGGAGATCGTGCACGACATGCTCGCGCTGAACTACACCGATACCGCCCAGATCGCGACCTGGTACGCCAACTCGCTCGAGGCGTACCGGTCCGACCGGTTCACCGGCTTCACCCTCCAGCCGAAGGACGGCGGCATCATCGCCAACCAGGCCGGCTACTGGGGCTACCTGACCGTCGAGCCGATCGAAGGGGCGACCGCCGGCGGGACCGGCACGAACACCGGACTCATCATCGGAGGCGTCGTGGTGGGGGTGGTCCTCATCGGAGGACTCATCTTCTTCCTGATCCGTCGCCGGAACATCGCCGACGTCGAATGA
- a CDS encoding ABC transporter permease — protein sequence MSNAVPPSTSAIATSAAAEEQPKGVGALRYFLVKLGGAAISLAMVILLGFFAFKILPGDPVASIARERGMSAEQADQLREQLGLNKPLWQQFIDYLGNVFTLNFGTSYVYRTSVSELIGQYFWNTILLTGTAAIIAIALGLWLGQKAAWKHGSTFDRIVSGTSLVFWSVPTFWLALLLLMIFGGTLHWFPTGGMVSPNPPTDPVGIVLDVISHMVLPVVTMVAVVYAQYLMVMRSSLLEEMGADYLTTARAKGLREDLVRRRHAVPNALLPTVTLVFMHIGGLIAGAVTVETVFSWPGLGKLTFEAISGPDLPLLQGTFVVFSTIIIAMNLIADLIYRQLDPRVRRA from the coding sequence ATGTCCAACGCGGTTCCCCCGTCCACCTCCGCCATCGCCACGAGCGCTGCGGCCGAGGAGCAGCCGAAGGGCGTCGGCGCCCTCCGCTACTTCCTCGTCAAGCTCGGCGGCGCGGCCATCAGCCTGGCGATGGTGATCCTCCTCGGATTCTTCGCCTTCAAGATCCTGCCGGGCGATCCGGTCGCCTCGATCGCCCGCGAGCGCGGGATGAGCGCCGAGCAGGCCGACCAGCTCCGCGAGCAGCTCGGCCTGAACAAGCCGCTGTGGCAGCAGTTCATCGACTACCTCGGCAACGTCTTCACCCTGAACTTCGGCACCAGTTACGTCTACCGCACCTCGGTGTCCGAGCTCATCGGCCAGTACTTCTGGAACACCATCCTCCTGACCGGCACCGCGGCGATCATCGCGATCGCCCTCGGCCTCTGGCTCGGACAGAAGGCCGCGTGGAAGCACGGCTCCACGTTCGACCGCATCGTCTCCGGCACGTCGCTCGTGTTCTGGTCGGTCCCGACGTTCTGGCTGGCCCTGCTGCTGCTCATGATCTTCGGCGGCACGCTGCACTGGTTCCCCACCGGCGGCATGGTCTCCCCCAACCCGCCCACCGATCCGGTCGGCATCGTCCTCGACGTCATCTCGCACATGGTGCTCCCGGTCGTCACGATGGTCGCGGTCGTGTACGCGCAGTACCTGATGGTGATGCGCAGCTCGCTCCTCGAGGAGATGGGCGCCGACTACCTCACCACCGCGCGGGCCAAGGGCCTCCGGGAAGACCTCGTCCGCCGTCGGCACGCCGTGCCGAACGCCCTGCTGCCGACCGTGACGCTGGTGTTCATGCACATCGGCGGCCTCATCGCCGGAGCGGTCACGGTAGAGACCGTGTTCTCCTGGCCGGGCCTCGGGAAGCTGACCTTCGAGGCCATCTCCGGGCCGGACCTCCCGCTCCTGCAGGGCACCTTCGTGGTGTTCTCCACGATCATCATCGCGATGAACCTCATCGCGGACCTCATCTACCGGCAGCTCGACCCGAGGGTGAGGCGCGCATGA